The following are encoded together in the Armatimonadota bacterium genome:
- a CDS encoding bifunctional nuclease family protein, with protein MREEDEQPEEEFKDLDDLLSGKMFQHGDFDGLFEGEPPPEIENKQPRTLDEKEVKVVGVYEHIEQGMPPAAFVLLRDNSGRQVLIYIGRFEAYAISVALEGATLDRPMTHDLMKNILDRLGGKVDRITIDDLWQDTYYAKITVSTNGNFIDIDARPSDAIALALRAKAPIYMAESVLQQATRED; from the coding sequence GTGAGGGAAGAGGACGAGCAGCCTGAGGAGGAGTTCAAAGACCTCGATGATTTGCTGAGCGGGAAGATGTTTCAGCATGGAGACTTCGATGGCCTGTTTGAAGGCGAGCCTCCACCTGAAATTGAAAACAAGCAGCCGCGAACGCTAGACGAAAAGGAAGTTAAGGTCGTTGGCGTTTACGAGCATATCGAGCAGGGAATGCCGCCTGCTGCATTTGTCCTACTGAGGGATAACAGTGGTCGGCAGGTGCTTATTTATATTGGCAGATTCGAAGCCTATGCGATCTCAGTTGCGTTAGAAGGAGCAACCCTAGACCGTCCGATGACTCACGACTTGATGAAAAATATACTTGATCGGTTGGGCGGAAAAGTTGACAGAATTACTATAGATGACCTTTGGCAAGATACATATTATGCCAAAATTACTGTTTCCACGAATGGTAATTTCATAGATATAGATGCAAGGCCAAGCGATGCAATTGCTCTAGCGCTGAGAGCAAAGGCGCCAATTTACATGGCAGAATCAGTTCTCCAGCAGGCGACAAGGGAAGACTAA
- a CDS encoding glycosyltransferase family 4 protein, protein MNTRMAKDSSQDTSLVGWQSETLREGKWRPDDLRMFKFLRRVLNNINIAYIATYPPTECGIATFTRDLVVAISKYTPFSEPIVLAVGGTIEQYPKIVKYRVMKQDLDSYIQAANFLNNSSAKILNVEHEYGIFGGPDGEYILSLMERVKIPIVTTLHTVLFNPSPNQKRIVQEIARLSQAVVVMVKTGKEMLINNYGIPAEKIVIIPHGVPNVHRVNPAAVKKLLGIANRPIISTFGLINRGKGIEWAIKAMPMILEKNPDALYLILGETHPGVRNYEGETYRNELLQIVADLNLEKHVRFNNRYLTLEELVNYLCATDVYVTPYINRDQIVSGTLAYALGCGKAIVSTPYLYAEEVLADGRGKLVPMKNSEEIAKAVNEILSNPTLRENMESKAYRYGRRAAWFNVAIDYLDLFHTILQHTKAHQTIESHSEA, encoded by the coding sequence ATGAATACAAGGATGGCAAAAGACTCTTCGCAAGATACCTCGCTTGTCGGTTGGCAGAGTGAGACACTTCGCGAAGGTAAATGGAGACCTGATGACCTTCGGATGTTCAAATTCTTGCGAAGGGTGCTCAATAATATCAATATTGCCTATATAGCAACCTATCCGCCAACAGAGTGTGGCATAGCAACATTTACCCGAGATTTAGTTGTCGCAATATCCAAATACACACCGTTTTCAGAACCAATTGTGTTAGCGGTTGGTGGAACCATTGAGCAATATCCGAAAATAGTCAAATATCGGGTTATGAAGCAAGATCTTGACTCCTATATTCAGGCTGCCAATTTCCTTAACAATTCGAGCGCAAAAATTCTTAATGTAGAACATGAATACGGTATCTTTGGCGGTCCCGACGGCGAATACATTCTGTCGCTCATGGAACGAGTAAAAATCCCAATCGTGACAACTCTTCATACAGTACTTTTCAATCCTAGCCCAAATCAAAAACGCATTGTTCAAGAAATTGCACGCTTATCCCAAGCTGTAGTTGTAATGGTAAAAACTGGCAAAGAAATGCTTATAAATAATTATGGAATCCCAGCCGAGAAAATCGTGATTATTCCTCATGGAGTACCTAACGTTCACCGCGTAAATCCCGCTGCGGTGAAAAAACTCCTTGGGATTGCAAACCGACCCATAATATCTACATTTGGGCTAATTAACCGCGGCAAAGGAATAGAATGGGCAATCAAAGCAATGCCAATGATTCTTGAAAAAAACCCCGATGCCTTGTATCTGATTTTAGGTGAAACTCATCCAGGGGTTCGCAATTATGAAGGTGAAACTTATCGTAACGAGCTTTTGCAGATTGTGGCGGACCTCAATCTTGAAAAACATGTACGCTTCAATAATAGATACCTTACGCTGGAAGAATTAGTAAACTACCTTTGTGCAACAGACGTATACGTTACTCCATATATCAACCGCGACCAGATAGTAAGCGGTACACTTGCATATGCTCTCGGGTGTGGCAAAGCAATCGTGTCTACACCATATCTATATGCAGAAGAAGTACTTGCTGACGGCAGGGGAAAATTGGTGCCAATGAAAAACTCTGAGGAAATCGCCAAAGCAGTGAACGAAATTCTTTCAAACCCAACTTTACGTGAAAACATGGAATCTAAAGCATACCGTTATGGACGACGAGCTGCTTGGTTTAACGTAGCCATCGACTATCTTGACTTGTTCCATACCATACTTCAGCATACAAAGGCACACCAAACAATTGAAAGCCATTCAGAGGCTTAG
- a CDS encoding glycosyltransferase family 9 protein: MRKILFIKFIEQGATVLAYPAIKRAIELVGRENIYFWVFEENRPVLDFLDVIPSENIYTVRTDSISTFLSDILRTLCQIRREKIDATIDMEFFTRAPAILSYLTGACRRVGMHRFTSEIPYRGNLMTHRIQYNPYLHTAVTYYTLVESLLRDSSEIPMVKCKLADIDLSPPSFNPSEKEKIRMRETLSQIAGRNVERPIVLLNPNASDLIPIRRWPKEYFVGLGKRILADHPRVTLVITGSPSEKDTALEVSREIGSDRIINMAGKTTLRELLVLYTISDILVTNDSGPVHFASLTNINSVCLFGPETPRLYRPLGNRAYVITSDLACSPCVNVYNHRFSPCRDNTCMKTITVEEVYKVVSSLLSEIDTKEHAK; the protein is encoded by the coding sequence TTGAGGAAAATCTTATTTATCAAATTTATTGAGCAAGGGGCTACTGTCCTCGCATATCCTGCCATCAAGAGGGCAATTGAGCTTGTGGGACGAGAGAATATTTACTTTTGGGTGTTTGAGGAAAATCGGCCAGTACTGGATTTCCTTGATGTCATTCCCTCCGAGAATATCTACACTGTGCGCACAGACAGCATCTCTACGTTTTTATCCGATATTCTGCGAACTCTTTGCCAAATTAGGCGAGAAAAAATCGACGCCACCATCGACATGGAGTTTTTCACACGCGCACCAGCAATTCTTAGCTACCTAACTGGGGCTTGTCGCCGCGTCGGGATGCACCGCTTCACTAGCGAAATACCCTATCGTGGCAACTTAATGACACATCGAATACAATACAACCCTTATCTCCACACAGCTGTAACATATTATACACTAGTAGAATCCCTCCTGCGAGATTCATCTGAAATACCGATGGTAAAATGCAAGCTTGCAGATATCGACCTGTCGCCTCCTTCATTCAATCCTAGCGAAAAAGAAAAAATAAGAATGCGAGAAACTTTGAGTCAGATAGCTGGACGAAACGTAGAACGACCAATTGTTTTGCTCAATCCAAACGCCAGCGATTTGATACCGATAAGACGCTGGCCGAAAGAATACTTTGTTGGTCTTGGAAAGCGAATACTTGCAGACCATCCGAGAGTTACCCTCGTAATTACCGGCTCACCATCCGAAAAAGACACCGCGCTTGAAGTTTCCCGCGAAATTGGCTCGGACCGGATAATCAATATGGCAGGCAAGACAACGCTTCGCGAACTGTTGGTGCTTTACACCATATCCGATATACTTGTAACCAACGACAGCGGGCCAGTTCACTTCGCATCTCTAACTAATATCAACTCAGTTTGCTTATTCGGGCCAGAAACCCCTAGGCTTTACAGGCCGCTTGGCAACCGAGCTTACGTTATAACATCAGACCTTGCGTGTAGCCCTTGCGTAAATGTCTACAACCATCGTTTTTCGCCATGCCGAGATAACACATGCATGAAAACAATCACGGTGGAAGAAGTTTACAAGGTTGTTTCTAGCTTATTATCCGAAATTGATACAAAAGAACATGCAAAGTAG
- a CDS encoding PEP-CTERM sorting domain-containing protein (PEP-CTERM proteins occur, often in large numbers, in the proteomes of bacteria that also encode an exosortase, a predicted intramembrane cysteine proteinase. The presence of a PEP-CTERM domain at a protein's C-terminus predicts cleavage within the sorting domain, followed by covalent anchoring to some some component of the (usually Gram-negative) cell surface. Many PEP-CTERM proteins exhibit an unusual sequence composition that includes large numbers of potential glycosylation sites. Expression of one such protein has been shown restore the ability of a bacterium to form floc, a type of biofilm.) yields MGRRFQFAVSLALLILICYSANADPVKYVQNPNRDISFDYASHILNGVGFLMADDWTCSDGLPITDIHWWGSYWVPPTTGPISYSDWRPSAPPGGITKFTIAIFSNVPANDPNNTLGFAHPGNLNYPLWIGEYTGGWNETFAFSIDKGNGVFENVYKYSVFLEDGYNPLTQSPSPPTFNQSKDTTYWLAIWAELPAGKQWGWHEAAGHYGNYAVQTEISGTAEDWFIPCGGRDMAFELTVVPEPSSVLVLSIGAASLFGLQVIKRKRSS; encoded by the coding sequence ATGGGGCGTAGGTTTCAGTTCGCAGTTAGTTTGGCTCTTCTAATTCTAATTTGTTACTCAGCAAATGCTGACCCAGTCAAATACGTCCAGAATCCCAATCGTGACATTAGTTTCGATTATGCATCTCATATACTAAATGGTGTGGGATTTTTAATGGCTGATGATTGGACATGTAGCGATGGCCTTCCAATAACAGACATTCACTGGTGGGGGTCGTATTGGGTTCCTCCCACTACAGGGCCTATTTCATATTCTGATTGGCGACCAAGCGCACCTCCCGGCGGAATCACCAAGTTCACAATTGCAATTTTCTCCAATGTTCCAGCAAATGACCCGAACAATACACTCGGGTTTGCGCATCCTGGCAATTTAAACTATCCTCTATGGATTGGTGAATACACAGGTGGGTGGAACGAAACTTTTGCCTTCAGTATAGACAAAGGTAATGGAGTTTTCGAAAACGTATATAAGTACAGTGTATTTCTCGAAGATGGATACAATCCACTTACACAGTCTCCATCGCCCCCCACTTTCAACCAATCAAAAGATACGACCTATTGGTTGGCGATTTGGGCTGAACTCCCCGCTGGCAAGCAGTGGGGTTGGCATGAAGCTGCTGGCCACTATGGTAATTATGCCGTTCAAACAGAAATCAGTGGCACGGCTGAAGACTGGTTTATCCCCTGCGGCGGGCGAGACATGGCATTTGAACTCACAGTAGTACCCGAGCCTAGCTCGGTACTAGTTTTGAGTATTGGAGCAGCTTCTCTCTTCGGCCTCCAGGTAATAAAAAGAAAACGCTCAAGTTAA
- a CDS encoding CBS domain-containing protein produces the protein MKIKEIMTTPAITVSENAPLAEVVALLSSARISSIPIVNSADELVGIISEHDIIKAMMPTYEDLLSSEPAIVDIDVMETRAATIRDKPASSIMTRKVVTLKEDDDVLDAAAMILLKHIKNIPIVRGKQVVGIVARINVINAIMQGKI, from the coding sequence ATGAAAATAAAAGAAATTATGACGACGCCAGCGATAACAGTAAGCGAAAACGCTCCGCTCGCAGAAGTAGTAGCCTTGCTGAGCAGTGCAAGGATTAGCAGTATTCCTATAGTAAACTCAGCTGATGAACTGGTTGGAATAATTTCAGAACATGATATTATAAAGGCCATGATGCCTACCTATGAAGACTTGCTGAGTTCTGAACCCGCAATTGTCGATATCGACGTTATGGAAACGCGAGCAGCAACTATTCGTGATAAACCCGCAAGTAGCATTATGACTAGAAAAGTAGTTACATTAAAAGAAGATGATGATGTCCTTGATGCCGCAGCGATGATACTCCTTAAACATATTAAGAACATTCCTATTGTTAGAGGAAAGCAAGTTGTAGGCATCGTAGCTAGGATTAATGTAATAAACGCCATAATGCAGGGCAAAATCTAG
- a CDS encoding type IV pilus twitching motility protein PilT: MDLVELLKLAADKKASDLFLKENAPPTLRVNGQVTPTDYPKLTADDVRQLAYSIMTHDQIGRFEHRHELDLAFTMENVARFRANIYQQRGSIAMVLRIIPLEIYTLDELGIPSVIKDLTMHRQGLVLVTGPTGSGKSTTLAAMIDLINNTRTCNIVTIEDPIEFVHEDKKAIISQREVGIDTDSFTDALKYVVRQSPDVILIGEMRDVETMNVALAASETGHLVFSTVHTTSAAETLDRTINMFPPHDKPQICMRMANSLRGIISQKLLPKADGSGRIAAVEIMISTPTINKLIEEGRSGQLYAAISEGGFWGMQTMNQCLVKYYKAGLITEEEAILNAGNLTELKQMIRRP, translated from the coding sequence ATGGATCTAGTTGAACTTTTAAAACTGGCAGCAGATAAGAAAGCATCAGACCTATTCTTGAAAGAAAATGCCCCACCTACACTTCGCGTAAACGGGCAAGTAACACCGACTGATTATCCAAAACTGACAGCAGATGACGTTCGGCAGCTTGCTTATAGCATTATGACCCACGACCAAATCGGGCGATTTGAACATAGACACGAACTAGATTTAGCTTTCACAATGGAAAATGTTGCCCGATTTAGAGCAAACATATATCAGCAGCGAGGAAGCATCGCAATGGTGCTCCGAATCATCCCCTTAGAAATCTACACTCTTGACGAATTGGGGATACCATCGGTTATAAAGGACCTTACAATGCACCGCCAGGGACTGGTGCTTGTCACTGGCCCAACAGGTTCGGGCAAATCCACCACGCTGGCAGCAATGATAGATTTAATAAACAACACTCGCACATGTAATATCGTTACCATCGAAGACCCAATTGAGTTTGTTCATGAAGACAAAAAGGCCATTATAAGTCAGCGCGAAGTAGGGATAGACACGGATTCGTTTACTGATGCGTTGAAGTACGTTGTGCGCCAGAGCCCAGATGTCATCCTTATAGGAGAGATGCGCGACGTTGAGACTATGAACGTAGCATTGGCAGCGTCCGAAACTGGACATTTGGTTTTCTCGACGGTGCACACAACCAGCGCAGCAGAAACACTCGACCGAACTATAAATATGTTCCCTCCGCATGACAAACCGCAGATTTGTATGCGCATGGCCAACTCACTTCGAGGCATAATTTCACAAAAGCTATTGCCCAAAGCAGATGGTTCGGGGCGAATCGCCGCAGTAGAAATCATGATATCAACACCAACAATAAACAAGCTTATCGAAGAGGGACGCTCAGGGCAACTCTACGCTGCAATCAGCGAGGGAGGATTCTGGGGTATGCAGACGATGAATCAATGTCTGGTAAAATACTACAAGGCTGGGTTGATTACCGAAGAGGAAGCCATACTTAATGCTGGCAACCTAACTGAGCTTAAGCAAATGATTAGGCGTCCATAG
- the gcvH gene encoding glycine cleavage system protein GcvH — protein MQPKDLKYTKTHEWVKIKGKGNLATVGITDHAQSELGEILFVELPQIGALAKKDAVIGTVESLDAFYEILAPVNGKIVEVNNELSEAPEKINESPYHSGWMFTIEMSNPEEANTLMSADDYEEFIKNH, from the coding sequence GTGCAACCTAAAGACCTAAAATATACGAAAACTCACGAATGGGTTAAGATAAAAGGTAAGGGCAACCTAGCTACCGTCGGCATCACAGACCATGCACAATCAGAACTAGGCGAAATCCTGTTTGTTGAATTACCGCAAATCGGCGCCCTTGCAAAAAAGGACGCAGTAATTGGAACTGTCGAATCACTAGATGCATTTTACGAAATTCTTGCGCCCGTAAATGGAAAAATAGTTGAAGTGAACAATGAACTTTCCGAGGCACCAGAGAAAATCAACGAAAGTCCATACCACAGTGGTTGGATGTTTACTATCGAGATGTCTAATCCAGAAGAGGCTAATACACTAATGAGTGCCGATGATTATGAGGAGTTCATAAAAAACCACTGA
- a CDS encoding homocysteine S-methyltransferase family protein, which translates to MRGKELIEQARKQPILGDGAMGTMLQNKGLPPGSCPELWNVEHFDVIRSIHAAYIQAGSEMISTNTFGANRLKLALFGLQDRVCELNKFGIQAAREAANDRVFVAGSIGPTGKFLEPLGDLIEEEAIEVFAEQAMAMAEAGADIILMETFADLTELKAALKGSLQTGLPCLCTMPFDTNGRTMMGVSPEEAAHVLTAMGASGVGANCGVGPKETLDVIKQIRAATDSIVVAQPNAGVPRIADGVTVYDSTPEEMALFAAEAANIGVNIIGACCGSTPEHIRAMATALGRI; encoded by the coding sequence ATGCGTGGAAAAGAATTAATTGAGCAAGCAAGAAAGCAACCGATACTTGGCGATGGAGCAATGGGAACCATGCTCCAAAATAAGGGGCTACCACCTGGAAGCTGTCCAGAACTCTGGAATGTTGAGCATTTTGATGTCATACGTTCAATTCACGCGGCATATATCCAGGCCGGCTCGGAAATGATATCAACTAACACATTTGGTGCAAACCGATTAAAGCTTGCGCTCTTTGGGCTACAGGATCGAGTCTGCGAACTGAATAAATTTGGCATCCAAGCAGCGCGAGAAGCAGCAAACGACAGAGTGTTTGTGGCTGGTTCCATTGGTCCAACGGGGAAATTTCTTGAACCCCTAGGAGATCTAATCGAAGAAGAAGCAATCGAGGTTTTTGCTGAGCAAGCAATGGCTATGGCAGAAGCAGGAGCTGACATAATCCTAATGGAAACATTTGCTGATTTGACCGAACTCAAGGCGGCACTTAAAGGGTCGCTTCAAACAGGCTTGCCATGTTTATGCACGATGCCCTTTGATACAAATGGACGAACAATGATGGGCGTATCACCAGAAGAAGCGGCCCATGTTCTAACAGCTATGGGAGCATCTGGGGTAGGAGCAAATTGCGGTGTCGGGCCAAAGGAGACACTTGACGTTATCAAACAAATACGAGCGGCAACGGATTCTATCGTAGTCGCCCAACCAAATGCGGGAGTGCCACGAATAGCTGATGGTGTTACAGTCTACGACAGCACCCCCGAAGAAATGGCATTGTTTGCGGCGGAGGCAGCAAATATTGGGGTCAATATAATAGGAGCATGCTGTGGAAGCACACCGGAGCATATTCGAGCAATGGCAACAGCTCTGGGCCGCATATAA
- a CDS encoding response regulator: MPRKILAVDDEKHIVRLVQVNLERQGYEVVTASDGKEALQKVEEERPDLVILDVMMPYMDGFEVLQNLRRNPSTRDIPVIMLTAKAQDADVFRGWQSGVDCYLTKPFNPMELISFVKRIFKSMEDEDYGEKRYEIT, translated from the coding sequence ATGCCACGCAAAATTTTGGCTGTCGATGATGAAAAACACATAGTAAGATTAGTACAAGTTAACCTTGAGCGTCAAGGTTATGAGGTTGTCACTGCATCTGATGGCAAGGAAGCCCTTCAAAAAGTTGAAGAAGAAAGACCCGACCTTGTAATCCTAGACGTAATGATGCCCTATATGGATGGGTTTGAGGTGCTACAGAATCTACGCCGCAACCCCAGCACTCGTGATATCCCCGTAATCATGTTGACAGCAAAAGCGCAAGATGCCGACGTCTTCAGGGGATGGCAGTCTGGTGTTGATTGCTATCTAACTAAGCCTTTCAATCCCATGGAGCTTATATCATTTGTTAAGCGAATTTTTAAGTCCATGGAGGATGAAGACTACGGCGAAAAGAGATATGAGATCACCTAA
- a CDS encoding MTAP family purine nucleoside phosphorylase — protein MKLALIAGTGTGDLFQLGTWEEIQTPYGSACITHANIGGREVIVLRRHGLGMDRPPHLVNYHANLWALKEVGVSRIIATAAVGSLRLDIGPGSLALLEDFIDFMKGHPITRYDKPGMIVHVDFSMPYCTELMSFLRQAALCLGLGNLPGVTYVGMSGPRYETPAEVRMLGKLGGDVVGMTAVPETILAREFGMCYSCLAIVANYGAGLSDVILSHEDVVKMVKARSTEIRSLLERAIMMIPDDSKCGCPTLAKPFE, from the coding sequence ATGAAGCTCGCTCTGATAGCAGGCACAGGGACGGGAGACCTATTTCAATTAGGAACATGGGAGGAAATCCAAACTCCCTATGGTTCTGCATGCATAACCCATGCAAACATTGGTGGTCGCGAGGTTATAGTACTCAGAAGGCATGGGCTTGGTATGGATAGGCCGCCGCACTTAGTAAACTATCATGCTAATTTATGGGCTTTAAAGGAGGTTGGTGTATCAAGAATTATTGCAACAGCCGCTGTTGGATCTCTTCGATTAGATATTGGACCTGGAAGCCTTGCATTGCTAGAAGATTTTATAGACTTTATGAAGGGGCATCCGATTACACGTTATGACAAGCCCGGAATGATTGTGCATGTCGATTTCTCAATGCCGTATTGTACTGAACTTATGTCTTTCCTTCGGCAAGCTGCTCTTTGCCTTGGATTGGGGAATTTGCCAGGAGTTACTTATGTTGGGATGAGTGGACCCAGATATGAGACTCCAGCGGAGGTTCGAATGCTTGGCAAACTTGGTGGCGACGTTGTAGGCATGACGGCAGTTCCTGAAACAATTCTTGCGAGGGAATTTGGCATGTGTTACTCATGCCTTGCAATCGTTGCGAATTATGGCGCAGGATTGTCGGATGTGATTCTTTCACATGAAGATGTTGTCAAAATGGTAAAGGCCCGCTCTACGGAGATACGAAGCCTTTTGGAGCGGGCAATTATGATGATACCCGATGATTCTAAATGCGGCTGCCCTACCCTAGCGAAGCCATTTGAATAA
- a CDS encoding STAS domain-containing protein: protein METDLDIKIRRAGNVPVIDLKGDVDSYTCIKLRNAIVDLIENGEFRILISMEGVQYIDSAGLGTLIGGLRRTGERNGGMALIGANTQVKKVLSITGLTKVLDLYDNEADAIRQLTS, encoded by the coding sequence ATGGAGACGGATCTCGATATTAAAATCAGAAGAGCTGGCAATGTTCCTGTAATTGACCTTAAAGGTGATGTAGACTCATATACTTGCATTAAACTTCGAAACGCAATTGTCGACCTGATTGAAAATGGTGAATTTCGAATATTAATTAGCATGGAAGGTGTGCAATATATAGATAGTGCAGGGCTAGGCACCTTAATAGGTGGTCTTAGGCGAACGGGCGAAAGAAACGGAGGCATGGCACTTATCGGAGCAAATACCCAGGTCAAGAAAGTACTAAGCATTACCGGTTTGACAAAGGTTCTTGACCTCTATGATAATGAGGCAGATGCCATACGCCAGCTTACCAGCTAA
- a CDS encoding glycosyltransferase, protein MSKYPPISLDYLKALTDCTGIYQHAVHSVPNLKLGYTTDDNARALIVAAKHYDLTGDPSDLALATRYLSFIHYAHTSEGYFRNDMSFQRNFLDEHGTEDCYGRAIWGCGCAASSKLPENVSIVAKKLLIDSLGRVGDLESPRARAYAILGMYNFLQQNEDTNGIADKITALADSLVAGYATYHDKEWHWFEPYLTYGNAILVHAMLVAAEITGKKSHKNVAMKTLGFLTDTLIVNGRLEIIGNNGWYLKGRERAWYDQQSIDAGYTACLFAEAYKQLRQKEYLELAYTSYDWFFGKNRSGVWVYDPVNKGCYDAVTPWGLNLNQGAEACISFLLAQLAIHNLEQEIESASKNPSHGGFEQNENKRNYDDASDNSKRKRSARRSSSLAEQCKD, encoded by the coding sequence TTGAGTAAATACCCTCCAATAAGCCTGGACTATCTAAAAGCTCTTACGGATTGCACAGGAATATATCAACACGCTGTCCACAGCGTGCCCAACTTAAAGCTTGGCTACACTACAGACGATAATGCTAGAGCTTTGATTGTCGCCGCTAAGCATTATGACTTGACAGGAGATCCTAGCGATCTTGCACTTGCCACTAGATATTTAAGCTTTATCCACTACGCGCACACCTCCGAAGGTTACTTCAGAAACGACATGAGTTTCCAGCGTAACTTCCTTGATGAACATGGAACCGAAGACTGTTATGGGCGAGCTATTTGGGGCTGTGGCTGTGCAGCATCAAGCAAGCTCCCAGAAAATGTAAGCATAGTTGCCAAAAAACTGCTAATCGATAGCTTGGGACGAGTCGGTGACCTCGAAAGTCCTCGTGCTAGAGCATATGCAATTCTTGGCATGTATAATTTTCTTCAGCAAAACGAAGATACAAATGGAATTGCCGACAAAATCACAGCGCTGGCAGACTCACTTGTTGCCGGGTATGCAACATACCATGATAAGGAGTGGCACTGGTTCGAACCATATTTAACTTATGGCAACGCAATTTTAGTTCATGCGATGTTAGTCGCGGCGGAGATTACCGGCAAGAAATCTCATAAAAATGTGGCTATGAAGACCTTGGGATTCCTTACCGATACGCTGATTGTAAACGGACGACTTGAAATCATTGGCAACAACGGCTGGTATCTAAAAGGACGTGAAAGGGCTTGGTATGACCAGCAAAGCATTGATGCGGGATATACAGCGTGTTTATTTGCAGAAGCCTATAAACAGCTTCGCCAAAAGGAATACCTAGAATTGGCGTATACTTCTTACGATTGGTTTTTTGGTAAGAATAGATCAGGAGTTTGGGTATATGACCCTGTGAACAAAGGTTGCTATGATGCAGTAACTCCATGGGGATTAAATTTAAATCAAGGCGCCGAAGCCTGCATTTCATTTTTACTTGCTCAACTTGCAATCCACAATCTTGAGCAAGAAATAGAAAGTGCTTCTAAAAACCCCTCGCATGGAGGTTTTGAACAGAATGAAAATAAAAGAAATTATGACGACGCCAGCGATAACAGTAAGCGAAAACGCTCCGCTCGCAGAAGTAGTAGCCTTGCTGAGCAGTGCAAGGATTAG